From Longimicrobiales bacterium, one genomic window encodes:
- a CDS encoding M20/M25/M40 family metallo-hydrolase → MIRSTLVVTLIAVLSGNAAAQAPDDLEAIASWVTLDVVTGYETRLSPPVGTQMPGWEADQWGNIARVVGSGGPRRIVACALDRPALSASQITEDGYLRTHRIGRGSSHPLWDQAFEAQPVRILTRSGPVAGVVARSNGHFGAQHRDETAVVSADDLWVDVGATSAADVRALGIGLLDPIVRELPAWVMEGAVAGPDAGRRAGCAAVATLAGTMPEGETHFILSAQEGFGWVGLSSYIARGGNFDDVVILAPGGSGSREVRAPVAFGSMAEVLDRAGVTSVAWIEPAVKSAGAHMEVLGDVEALSVLEAAATALGVTAPGRWVAAPAPAPLRTAHMDPVHSQLAGMLTDLVELYGTPGHEWSVRRYVLEGLPDWARDRAVVDDIGNIWVAAGPDRDTTVFMAHMDEVGYEVESIDEDGVVSLNRLGGAVSSAWEGQTALLHFGPPAAPSTRFARGDDIDGHWKTESLQAEAKEPLRGVFRTRDQADEKNPPPEQAWFGLTRAELEARGVSEGSSVTSYKKGLRMGRSRYVARALDDRAGTTALLTAINAIDPEALPGKVIFAWSVHEEGGLVGASAMARRFATSTRRIYSIDTFVSSDTPLESPHFAFAPLGNGPVLRATENSGVSPDRERDRVLGAAREAGITIQMGLTQGGTDGTRFTFWGAPNQGLSWPGRYSHSPGEVLDLRDLARLSDLIRAVAMAGER, encoded by the coding sequence ATGATTCGATCGACGCTGGTCGTTACGCTTATTGCTGTTCTGTCCGGAAACGCCGCCGCCCAGGCTCCTGACGACCTAGAGGCGATCGCCTCATGGGTCACGTTGGACGTGGTGACCGGCTATGAGACAAGACTCTCGCCACCTGTCGGGACTCAGATGCCAGGCTGGGAAGCTGACCAGTGGGGTAATATTGCACGAGTTGTGGGTTCAGGCGGGCCCCGCCGGATTGTCGCCTGTGCGCTGGATCGCCCCGCCCTCTCCGCCAGTCAGATCACCGAGGACGGATATCTGCGCACACACCGGATCGGCCGAGGGTCGAGCCATCCGCTTTGGGACCAAGCCTTCGAAGCCCAGCCGGTGCGCATACTGACTCGCTCTGGTCCGGTGGCTGGCGTGGTTGCTCGGAGCAACGGACACTTTGGAGCGCAGCATCGAGATGAGACGGCGGTCGTATCTGCCGATGATCTGTGGGTAGATGTTGGTGCTACCTCAGCCGCTGATGTCCGGGCTTTGGGGATCGGGCTCCTTGATCCCATCGTGCGGGAACTCCCGGCTTGGGTCATGGAGGGTGCGGTCGCAGGCCCCGATGCAGGCCGCCGAGCCGGCTGTGCGGCGGTCGCGACCCTTGCCGGTACGATGCCAGAGGGTGAGACACACTTCATTCTTAGCGCTCAGGAGGGTTTTGGATGGGTCGGGCTGTCATCTTACATCGCGCGCGGCGGAAATTTTGACGACGTCGTGATTTTAGCCCCAGGCGGCAGCGGGAGCCGAGAGGTACGGGCACCTGTTGCGTTCGGGTCGATGGCTGAGGTGCTGGATCGCGCAGGCGTTACCTCAGTCGCGTGGATTGAGCCAGCGGTGAAGTCTGCTGGTGCCCATATGGAGGTCCTGGGCGATGTGGAGGCACTATCGGTGCTGGAGGCGGCCGCGACGGCTTTGGGTGTTACGGCCCCGGGGCGCTGGGTGGCTGCGCCGGCTCCCGCTCCCCTTCGAACGGCCCACATGGATCCAGTCCATTCCCAGCTGGCCGGCATGCTAACAGATCTGGTCGAGCTCTACGGTACGCCGGGCCATGAGTGGTCGGTGCGCAGGTACGTCCTAGAAGGGCTACCCGATTGGGCTCGTGACCGTGCTGTCGTCGATGATATCGGCAACATCTGGGTTGCCGCTGGTCCTGACCGAGACACGACGGTGTTCATGGCTCACATGGACGAGGTCGGCTACGAAGTGGAATCGATTGACGAGGACGGTGTCGTCTCTCTCAACCGCCTCGGTGGCGCTGTTTCTTCGGCATGGGAGGGCCAGACCGCACTGCTGCACTTCGGTCCACCGGCTGCACCCAGCACACGGTTCGCTCGCGGGGACGACATCGACGGACATTGGAAAACGGAGTCACTTCAGGCCGAGGCCAAAGAGCCGTTGCGGGGCGTGTTTCGTACACGCGATCAGGCGGATGAAAAGAATCCTCCTCCGGAACAGGCCTGGTTCGGTCTGACCCGAGCTGAGTTGGAGGCGCGCGGTGTCTCTGAAGGCTCGTCCGTGACTAGCTACAAGAAAGGACTCCGGATGGGTCGGAGTCGTTATGTGGCGCGGGCCTTGGACGATCGTGCTGGGACGACGGCGCTGCTCACCGCGATCAATGCGATCGATCCGGAGGCGCTGCCGGGCAAGGTGATTTTCGCGTGGTCCGTGCACGAAGAGGGCGGCCTCGTCGGCGCATCGGCGATGGCGCGGCGCTTCGCCACCTCGACCCGACGTATTTATTCGATCGATACGTTCGTATCGTCGGATACCCCCCTCGAGTCTCCCCACTTTGCCTTTGCGCCGCTCGGGAACGGACCCGTGCTTCGGGCAACCGAGAATTCGGGTGTTTCACCGGATCGTGAGCGCGATCGAGTGCTCGGAGCGGCCCGGGAGGCCGGGATCACGATTCAGATGGGACTGACTCAGGGCGGCACCGACGGCACTCGGTTCACGTTCTGGGGGGCCCCAAACCAGGGCCTCTCATGGCCCGGGCGCTATAGCCACTCGCCTGGGGAGGTGCTGGATCTGCGCGATCTAGCGCGGCTGAGTGATTTGATCCGAGCCGTCGCGATGGCTGGCGAGCGGTAA
- a CDS encoding CRTAC1 family protein, whose amino-acid sequence MLPLAPLRLRTPVLTILRRLGGPFSRLRSSVLLLCVLGIACSAESAQDTRELAPAFAATQPEIFDASGAQVNAWADFDGDGDLDLFVGFRGRANRLYRNDLGTFTDIAVEQGLADEEETRAAAWGDYDGDGDADLYVGFASIGIGNRLYRNDRGTFTDVAAELGVDRAGTSRQPAFVDFDGDNDLDLFVAFRDRPNSLFRNDAGVFQDVTESSGIGDPRRTVGVAWFDMDGDTDLDAFVANQNGDQDGFFQNRGDGTFEDIAASLDMHQPGRAENLGSVGTAVSDYDNDGDLDLFVASYGPDILWQNQGDGTFTNVAPGTPLAGDHHSVSAAFGDFDNDGWVDLYVDTFLAGEAEARDYLFRNVGGVFTEVTPDTLTARGASHGVAWADFDADGDLDLALANNNNESGTHPLYRNEIDPTRSRRAIQVAIVNNKGVWTRPGATVTLRRASDGYISSRLVDTGGGYSSQGMTPAHFGLPAGNGPVSVSVSWFEQGEARTASVSEIVPDAFSTRWLVLRMGVTQ is encoded by the coding sequence ATGTTGCCCCTCGCCCCTCTCCGTCTACGGACTCCTGTGCTCACGATTCTTCGCCGCCTTGGTGGTCCTTTCTCCAGACTACGTAGCTCAGTTCTGCTTCTCTGCGTCCTCGGCATTGCCTGCTCGGCTGAGAGTGCTCAAGACACACGGGAACTGGCTCCCGCCTTTGCGGCGACTCAACCGGAGATCTTCGACGCCTCGGGGGCGCAGGTTAACGCCTGGGCCGACTTCGATGGTGATGGGGATCTGGACCTATTCGTCGGCTTTCGCGGGCGGGCAAATCGGCTCTATCGAAACGACCTCGGCACCTTCACCGACATCGCTGTAGAGCAGGGCCTCGCTGATGAAGAAGAAACCCGGGCAGCTGCCTGGGGCGACTACGATGGAGATGGCGACGCGGACCTTTACGTCGGCTTCGCTTCCATAGGCATCGGAAATCGACTGTACCGGAATGACCGAGGAACCTTCACGGATGTAGCCGCAGAACTCGGGGTGGACCGTGCGGGCACCAGCCGCCAACCGGCCTTCGTAGACTTCGACGGAGACAACGACCTCGACCTCTTCGTCGCTTTTCGGGATCGACCCAACAGTCTGTTTCGGAACGACGCGGGCGTCTTCCAGGACGTTACAGAATCGTCGGGCATCGGAGATCCACGCCGCACCGTGGGCGTGGCCTGGTTCGATATGGACGGGGATACCGATCTCGATGCGTTCGTGGCCAACCAGAACGGCGACCAGGACGGATTCTTCCAGAACCGAGGCGATGGCACCTTCGAGGACATCGCCGCATCGCTCGACATGCACCAGCCGGGACGAGCCGAGAACTTGGGCAGCGTCGGTACCGCGGTTTCCGACTATGACAACGACGGCGATCTGGATCTGTTCGTCGCTTCTTACGGCCCTGACATCCTCTGGCAGAATCAGGGCGATGGCACCTTCACCAACGTGGCGCCTGGCACGCCGCTCGCCGGCGACCATCACTCGGTGTCGGCTGCCTTTGGCGACTTCGACAACGATGGGTGGGTCGATCTGTACGTCGACACGTTCCTAGCCGGGGAAGCCGAGGCGCGCGACTACCTGTTCCGAAACGTCGGCGGGGTCTTCACGGAGGTCACACCCGATACGCTGACAGCCCGAGGGGCGAGCCACGGTGTGGCTTGGGCCGATTTCGATGCAGACGGAGACCTCGATCTGGCGCTGGCGAACAACAACAACGAATCGGGGACGCACCCGCTGTACCGAAACGAGATCGACCCGACTCGATCCAGACGGGCGATCCAAGTCGCAATCGTGAACAACAAAGGCGTCTGGACCCGACCGGGGGCGACCGTAACACTCCGCAGAGCCTCCGATGGATATATATCCAGCCGGCTCGTCGATACTGGCGGCGGCTATTCATCACAGGGAATGACCCCAGCCCACTTCGGACTGCCGGCCGGGAACGGCCCGGTCAGCGTCTCCGTGTCATGGTTCGAGCAGGGCGAGGCGCGCACCGCCTCAGTCTCAGAGATCGTGCCCGACGCATTCAGCACCCGCTGGCTGGTCCTGCGCATGGGTGTCACTCAATAG
- a CDS encoding DUF1028 domain-containing protein: MRRILIALAMAALVLPSPVSGTWSIIAIDRATGRMVISSATCAATRPNQLKQLQAIVIPGVGVAAAQAGVDRTHENQKLIYAQMQRGTAPEVIIGMLQADTLIERRQFGIIDMQGRTAGFSGSGNGNVSMDLQGESDDGIIWAVQGNIIATEQALTAAATIMQHSDESIVDRVMLAMEVADARGGDVRCTCAREPLPEMAPCNGKTAHVSYLLAADPDDAVGVFAENHPEDMGSPYNDGDYYLYLMVVPTNTSPEEDANPVRTLRMRYDAWKESIGAP, encoded by the coding sequence ATGCGTCGTATACTCATCGCTTTGGCAATGGCTGCGTTGGTGCTGCCTTCGCCCGTTTCCGGGACCTGGTCGATCATTGCGATCGATCGTGCCACAGGCCGTATGGTGATTTCTTCGGCCACCTGCGCGGCTACGCGCCCGAATCAGCTCAAGCAGCTGCAGGCGATTGTGATCCCAGGTGTCGGAGTCGCTGCCGCACAGGCAGGTGTGGACCGCACTCACGAGAACCAGAAGCTCATCTACGCCCAAATGCAGCGGGGTACTGCGCCCGAAGTGATCATCGGGATGCTGCAGGCGGACACGCTGATCGAGCGGCGGCAGTTCGGCATCATCGATATGCAGGGCCGCACCGCGGGCTTCTCCGGCTCCGGAAACGGCAACGTGTCCATGGACCTCCAGGGTGAGTCGGACGACGGCATTATCTGGGCGGTGCAGGGCAATATCATCGCGACTGAGCAGGCACTCACGGCGGCCGCGACAATCATGCAGCACAGCGACGAGAGCATCGTCGATCGCGTGATGCTTGCCATGGAAGTCGCGGACGCTCGAGGCGGCGACGTCCGCTGCACCTGCGCTCGTGAGCCGCTACCTGAGATGGCCCCGTGCAATGGGAAGACCGCCCACGTGTCGTATCTGCTGGCCGCGGATCCTGATGATGCGGTCGGCGTATTCGCCGAGAACCATCCGGAGGACATGGGGTCGCCTTACAACGACGGTGACTACTACCTCTACTTAATGGTCGTCCCCACGAATACGTCGCCTGAGGAAGATGCGAACCCAGTCCGGACACTCCGCATGCGTTATGACGCGTGGAAGGAGTCGATAGGGGCACCCTGA
- a CDS encoding quinone oxidoreductase yields MSRAIVVQEVGGPEVMEWVEQDPGAPDEGEVLVRHTAIGLNFIDVYHRTGLYPVAAPFTPGSEGVGVVEAVGGGVADVSIGDRVCYTSNGPIGSYCERRVLPATRLVPVPDAISDEVAAAVMVKGCTVEYLVRRTYAVQPGDNVLLTAAAGGVGLIACQWLRALGANVIGTVGTAEKGEIARANGCDHVILYRDENIPEKVREITDGEMCAVAYDSVGASTFEPSILSLAPRGMMVTFGNASGPVGPMSPLVLAKNGSLFLTRPRVGDYYATPEDTMEGIGALFGMILDGHIRPHIGGRYDLADVPDAHRALEARETVGSTILVP; encoded by the coding sequence GTGAGTCGTGCGATTGTCGTTCAGGAAGTGGGTGGTCCAGAAGTCATGGAGTGGGTGGAGCAGGACCCGGGCGCCCCTGATGAGGGCGAAGTCCTTGTCCGCCACACAGCCATAGGTCTGAACTTCATCGACGTCTACCACCGGACGGGACTGTACCCGGTGGCGGCGCCGTTCACTCCAGGGTCTGAGGGTGTTGGGGTCGTCGAAGCGGTGGGTGGTGGCGTCGCGGATGTCTCCATTGGAGATCGTGTGTGCTACACCAGCAACGGGCCCATCGGCTCGTACTGCGAGCGACGCGTGCTGCCGGCTACACGGCTCGTTCCCGTTCCGGATGCCATCAGTGACGAGGTGGCCGCAGCAGTGATGGTGAAGGGCTGTACTGTCGAGTACTTGGTTCGCCGAACCTACGCGGTTCAGCCGGGTGACAATGTGTTGCTTACGGCCGCGGCCGGCGGGGTTGGGCTGATCGCTTGTCAGTGGCTCCGCGCACTGGGCGCCAACGTGATTGGGACGGTAGGCACGGCCGAGAAAGGCGAGATCGCGCGGGCGAATGGGTGTGACCATGTCATTCTCTATCGCGATGAGAATATCCCAGAGAAGGTTCGCGAGATCACAGATGGGGAGATGTGTGCCGTCGCCTACGACTCGGTCGGTGCGAGCACCTTCGAGCCCTCGATTCTCTCACTGGCACCCCGGGGGATGATGGTCACCTTCGGGAATGCCTCAGGGCCAGTCGGGCCGATGTCACCACTCGTGCTCGCGAAGAACGGATCCCTGTTTCTGACTCGGCCCAGGGTGGGCGACTACTACGCCACGCCCGAGGACACGATGGAGGGTATTGGTGCACTCTTCGGCATGATCTTGGACGGGCACATCCGACCACATATCGGTGGCCGCTACGACCTGGCTGACGTGCCAGACGCGCACCGGGCCCTCGAAGCAAGAGAGACGGTCGGCTCGACTATTCTCGTTCCTTGA
- a CDS encoding M14 family zinc carboxypeptidase encodes MRVTHRLLSLLAIGALFTAVALAKPTSAASQVNWDPVADGYPQTAAEENGFSAHTRHLEMWDYLEELREVSSDMRLGTYGQTREGRDLAYAVFSRPLVVEPWEAMALGKPIVLFAANVHGGERTFREGLMILMRDLATPGTDANAMLDQVTVVVAPQINPDGFEATVRGQRGNSWGIDLNRDYVKLEHPTIQNYVQNLIGAWRPHLLIDGHNGGARPYNLNYQCTSHYDSAIELTLACDDHIFPAIDAKLESEGLRAWYYSGGDEEEWNTGGSQVRIGRNYGGMINGVAILFEAPQQELEVGARAGYLGYYATLEWVAQNGEQLVNTVNTARAETIAMGAAPSGKIAVAMEYAAEGYPVDYTIVRGGGFNAEPGETVDTIEVTGARLMKKPVAIQLRDRPWAYLLPRDAEDAVALLLRHGITVERLIEPVSLEVQAYTVEDVTHERQYNHSAVTRIQVGEVVTQTRDFPTGTYVVPTAQNLGRLVTHMLEVETEDNVVYWNTMDAWVPRPGAPQAGRGRGNANAGPPLSPIFKLMLPANLKASMVEAR; translated from the coding sequence ATGCGCGTAACACATCGACTTCTCTCGCTCTTAGCAATCGGAGCGCTCTTCACCGCAGTAGCCCTGGCGAAACCGACCAGCGCCGCCTCACAGGTGAACTGGGACCCGGTAGCTGACGGGTACCCCCAAACCGCTGCGGAAGAGAACGGGTTCAGCGCTCATACTCGTCACCTGGAGATGTGGGACTACCTTGAGGAGCTTCGCGAGGTCAGCTCGGACATGCGCCTCGGGACGTACGGGCAGACCCGGGAAGGTCGAGACCTCGCCTACGCGGTCTTCAGCCGTCCGCTGGTCGTAGAACCGTGGGAGGCGATGGCGCTCGGGAAGCCGATCGTTCTCTTCGCCGCCAATGTCCACGGAGGCGAGCGGACGTTCCGTGAAGGGCTGATGATCCTGATGCGGGACCTCGCGACGCCCGGAACCGACGCCAACGCGATGCTTGATCAGGTCACAGTGGTTGTCGCGCCTCAGATTAATCCAGATGGCTTCGAAGCCACCGTGCGGGGTCAGCGCGGAAACTCATGGGGCATAGACCTGAATCGCGACTACGTGAAGCTTGAGCATCCGACCATCCAGAACTACGTCCAGAATCTGATCGGCGCTTGGCGTCCGCATCTGTTAATTGATGGACACAACGGAGGTGCCCGGCCCTACAACCTCAATTACCAGTGCACGAGTCATTACGATTCAGCCATCGAACTGACACTCGCCTGTGACGACCACATCTTCCCGGCGATCGACGCGAAGCTGGAATCGGAAGGCCTCAGGGCGTGGTACTACTCGGGCGGGGATGAAGAAGAGTGGAATACCGGCGGCTCTCAGGTCAGGATCGGCCGGAACTACGGTGGCATGATTAACGGAGTCGCAATCCTCTTCGAGGCTCCCCAGCAGGAGCTCGAGGTCGGAGCGCGCGCGGGATACCTCGGCTATTACGCGACGTTGGAATGGGTGGCTCAGAACGGAGAGCAGCTCGTGAATACAGTCAACACTGCCCGAGCTGAGACGATCGCGATGGGGGCCGCGCCGAGCGGAAAAATTGCAGTCGCAATGGAGTACGCCGCAGAGGGCTACCCGGTCGATTACACCATCGTGCGGGGAGGAGGCTTCAACGCAGAACCCGGCGAGACCGTCGACACGATCGAGGTGACTGGGGCACGGCTCATGAAGAAGCCAGTCGCGATCCAGCTGCGCGACCGACCTTGGGCCTACCTGCTGCCGCGAGACGCTGAAGACGCGGTTGCTCTGCTGCTTCGCCACGGAATCACGGTCGAACGGCTCATCGAACCCGTGTCACTAGAGGTTCAGGCCTACACGGTCGAAGACGTCACCCACGAGCGGCAGTACAACCACTCGGCAGTGACCCGCATTCAGGTCGGAGAAGTCGTCACCCAGACTCGTGATTTCCCAACAGGTACCTACGTCGTGCCGACCGCCCAGAACCTTGGTCGCCTCGTGACCCACATGCTCGAAGTCGAGACCGAGGACAACGTCGTATACTGGAACACCATGGATGCTTGGGTGCCCAGGCCTGGTGCGCCGCAGGCGGGTAGAGGTCGCGGCAACGCGAACGCCGGGCCACCCTTGTCCCCGATCTTCAAGCTGATGCTGCCGGCGAATCTGAAGGCGTCGATGGTCGAAGCCCGCTAA
- a CDS encoding TIGR00366 family protein, which produces MSTREKAGATPSGGDVAVPMTLVQKFGEGVADRVERWMPSPFLFAIILTYVAALAAFLSEGSTPAEVALAWYGGFWNLLQFAMQMVIILVTGFVVAYHPRVRAGIVRLVQLPSNGRQAVVLVGLGSMIVGWISWGLGLIFGAILAREMGKVAHKAGIPVHYPLLAVAGYLGMSLTWGWGLSSSAGLLQATDGNVFMTTGIIDRVVPATEWVFHPYPLILTGLSLLVGSILLYMLAPPDANCRGIEHYLDVENEPEEGAGGVPDKSAAHASADVGERTLADRIDNSRVLGGILAVAGLILFLHAFWTQGLGALNLNVFNFGFMMIGMLLYVSPARYQQEFNDAVRGSAGVILQFPFYAGIIGIMTGTGLVDSMTEALLSVATQDTFAITAWLTGGVLNVFVPSAGGEWAIVGGPMLLAGSELGIPPGQTIAAYAVGDAHTNLLNPFWAIPLLAITGLRARDMFGYGITMMILLIPFLAVALYLLPY; this is translated from the coding sequence TTGAGCACCAGAGAGAAGGCCGGGGCAACCCCCAGCGGCGGGGACGTGGCTGTGCCCATGACACTGGTCCAAAAATTCGGTGAGGGCGTTGCAGATCGTGTCGAACGGTGGATGCCCAGCCCGTTTCTGTTTGCGATCATCCTCACCTACGTGGCGGCGCTGGCGGCGTTCCTCTCAGAGGGATCGACACCGGCAGAGGTGGCGCTCGCCTGGTACGGCGGATTCTGGAACCTGCTCCAGTTCGCGATGCAGATGGTGATTATCCTCGTGACGGGATTTGTGGTCGCGTATCACCCGCGCGTGCGGGCAGGCATCGTTCGCCTGGTCCAGCTCCCGTCGAACGGACGGCAGGCAGTGGTTCTCGTCGGCCTTGGCTCGATGATCGTCGGTTGGATTTCATGGGGACTTGGCCTGATTTTCGGTGCGATCCTCGCCCGTGAGATGGGGAAGGTGGCCCACAAGGCAGGCATCCCTGTCCACTATCCTCTCCTCGCCGTTGCCGGATATCTCGGCATGAGCCTGACGTGGGGTTGGGGGCTGTCGAGTTCCGCGGGACTGCTCCAGGCCACGGACGGGAACGTGTTCATGACCACGGGGATCATCGACAGAGTCGTTCCGGCGACGGAATGGGTATTTCATCCCTACCCACTGATCCTGACTGGCCTCTCGCTGCTGGTCGGGTCCATTCTCTTGTATATGCTGGCCCCGCCCGACGCCAATTGCCGGGGCATCGAGCACTACCTCGATGTCGAGAACGAGCCAGAGGAAGGCGCGGGGGGAGTTCCGGACAAGTCCGCGGCTCACGCCTCGGCGGACGTCGGTGAGCGGACGCTCGCTGACCGCATCGACAACAGCCGTGTGCTCGGCGGGATCCTGGCTGTGGCCGGACTCATCCTCTTTCTGCACGCGTTTTGGACACAAGGGCTCGGCGCCCTCAACCTGAATGTGTTCAACTTTGGGTTCATGATGATCGGGATGCTGCTCTACGTCAGCCCTGCCCGATATCAGCAGGAGTTCAACGACGCGGTTCGAGGCAGCGCAGGGGTGATCCTGCAGTTCCCGTTTTATGCGGGAATCATCGGTATCATGACGGGGACTGGCCTCGTCGACTCCATGACGGAGGCGCTGCTCTCGGTTGCCACTCAGGACACCTTTGCAATCACCGCCTGGCTGACCGGCGGCGTGCTGAACGTATTCGTCCCCTCTGCGGGTGGTGAGTGGGCGATCGTTGGTGGACCCATGCTACTCGCTGGCTCAGAACTGGGGATCCCACCCGGCCAGACGATCGCCGCGTACGCAGTCGGCGATGCCCACACGAACCTGCTGAATCCATTTTGGGCCATTCCGTTGCTTGCGATCACGGGTCTCCGAGCTCGCGACATGTTCGGCTACGGAATCACGATGATGATTCTGCTGATCCCGTTCCTGGCTGTAGCGCTGTACCTGCTGCCGTACTAA
- a CDS encoding serine hydrolase: protein MKYRSHTPYLLTLASLAVLTTPIAGQQEDSYDYWRPQRDMIRHGQQAVFMCNGLFTGERSLEQVFDQELAFLAQPVGSPQGGDYDVDWERQAVAIGAAGGTPTMRAAYREGIGCVVMAPDQTFEDIETLPELVMALVPGDPASISWPDGDLVEEVSLPTGVDAAALDAASEWAFERESPEQVTLSLMVVHQGKILHERYAPGVEVTTKTRTWSTAKSIAGTLIGMMVDEGRMSLDEPLGIAWLPGGRAVESDPRNEITLRNVLNMSSGLETIDNGGLEYATGSGMSYWAGASSITGARSRALIREPGTFWDYENYDTLLGVYAMKLALGDDQAYLEFPRRRLLDKIGMRNTLLSADRFGDFILSSQVYTNARDLARFGLLYLNGGTWNGERLISEEWIDFVRTPAPATAETGEHYGGQWWLVPNTRDDIPADAYSTAGNRGQYVVVVPSHDLVIVRRGLDYGRQGFNRWDLTREVLKAFSRVSDQDRD, encoded by the coding sequence ATGAAATACCGCAGCCACACTCCATACTTGCTGACACTTGCCTCTTTGGCGGTCCTCACCACTCCGATCGCCGGCCAGCAGGAAGACAGCTACGACTACTGGCGACCGCAGCGCGACATGATTCGCCACGGTCAGCAGGCGGTTTTCATGTGCAATGGATTGTTCACCGGGGAGCGGTCGCTTGAGCAGGTTTTCGACCAAGAGCTCGCGTTTCTCGCACAGCCGGTCGGATCTCCTCAGGGGGGAGACTACGACGTGGACTGGGAGCGACAGGCGGTCGCAATCGGAGCAGCCGGTGGTACGCCGACGATGCGAGCGGCCTATCGCGAGGGAATCGGATGCGTAGTGATGGCTCCAGATCAGACGTTTGAAGACATAGAGACCCTGCCCGAACTCGTGATGGCTCTGGTGCCCGGCGACCCCGCGTCGATCTCGTGGCCCGATGGTGACCTGGTGGAGGAGGTATCTCTCCCGACGGGCGTCGATGCGGCGGCGCTCGATGCTGCTTCCGAGTGGGCGTTCGAGCGTGAGTCTCCTGAGCAGGTCACCCTGAGCCTAATGGTGGTACATCAGGGAAAGATTCTGCATGAACGTTACGCTCCGGGCGTCGAGGTGACGACCAAGACTCGGACTTGGTCAACGGCGAAGAGCATCGCAGGGACGCTCATCGGGATGATGGTAGACGAAGGCAGGATGTCCCTCGACGAGCCTCTTGGAATCGCATGGTTGCCCGGCGGCCGGGCTGTGGAGTCAGACCCCCGGAACGAAATCACGCTTCGCAACGTGCTCAACATGTCCAGCGGGCTCGAGACGATCGACAATGGCGGTCTCGAGTACGCGACGGGTTCGGGAATGTCTTACTGGGCGGGAGCGAGTTCGATTACGGGGGCTCGGAGTCGTGCGCTGATTCGTGAGCCGGGGACCTTCTGGGACTACGAGAACTACGACACTCTACTCGGCGTGTACGCCATGAAGCTGGCTTTGGGCGACGACCAGGCGTACCTGGAATTCCCGCGTCGACGGCTCCTCGACAAGATCGGCATGCGGAACACACTTCTCAGCGCTGACCGTTTTGGCGATTTCATTCTCAGCAGTCAGGTCTACACGAACGCCCGTGACCTTGCACGTTTTGGCTTGCTATACCTGAATGGCGGTACGTGGAATGGCGAGCGACTGATTTCGGAAGAGTGGATCGACTTCGTCCGCACGCCTGCGCCGGCCACCGCGGAAACTGGCGAACATTACGGAGGGCAATGGTGGCTGGTGCCGAATACCCGGGACGACATCCCGGCTGACGCTTATTCCACCGCTGGAAATCGAGGCCAGTATGTCGTTGTTGTGCCGTCGCACGACCTAGTCATCGTTCGTCGTGGCCTCGACTACGGCCGCCAGGGCTTCAATCGCTGGGACCTCACGCGTGAGGTGCTGAAGGCGTTCAGTCGGGTGTCGGATCAGGACAGAGACTAG